The proteins below are encoded in one region of Peromyscus eremicus chromosome 10, PerEre_H2_v1, whole genome shotgun sequence:
- the Cct4 gene encoding T-complex protein 1 subunit delta has translation MPENVAPRSGAPAAGQGGRGKGAYQDRDKPAQIRFSNISAAKAVADAIRTSLGPKGMDKMIQDGKGDVTITNDGATILKQMQVLHPAARMLVELSKAQDIEAGDGTTSVVIIAGSLLDSCTKLLQKGIHPTIISESFQKALERGLEILTDMSRPVQLSDRETLLNSATTSLNSKVVSQYSSLLSPMSVNAVMKVIDPATATSVDLRDIKIVKKLGGTIDDCELVEGLVLTQKVANSGISRVEKAKIGLIQFCLSAPKTDMDNQIVVSDYAQMDRVLREERAYILNLVKQIKKTGCNVLLIQKSILRDALSDLALHFLNKMKIMVVKDIEREDIEFICKTIGTKPVAHIDQFTADMLGSAELAEEVNLNGSGKLFKITGCASPGKTVTIVVRGSNKLVIEEAERSIHDALCVIRCLVKKRALIAGGGAPEIELALRLTEYSRTLSGMESYCVRAFADAMEVIPSTLAENAGLNPISTVTELRNRHAQGEKTTGINVRKGGISNILEEMVVQPLLVSVSALTLATETVRSILKIDDVVNTR, from the exons ATGCCCGAGAACGTAGCTCCCAGAAGCGGGGCGCCCGCCGCGGGGCAGGGCGGCCGCGGGAAAGGCGCCTACCAGGACCGCGACAAGCCGGCCCAGATCCGCTTCAGCAACATTTCCGCCGCCAAAG CGGTTGCTGATGCCATTAGGACAAGCCTTGGACCCAAAGGAATGGACAAAATG ATTCAAGATGGAAAAGGTGATGTGACCATTACAAATGATGGTGCCACCATTCTGAAACAAATGCAAGTATTGCACCCAGCAGCCAGAATG CTGGTGGAGCTGTCTAAAGCTCAAGACATAGAAGCAGGGGATGGGACCACGTCAGTTGTCATCATTGCTGGCTCTCTCTTAGACTCCTGTACCAAGCTTCTGCAGAAAG GTATACATCCAACCATCATTTCTGAGTCATTCCAAAAAGCTTTGGAAAGGGGTCTTGAAATCCTTACTGACATGTCTCGACCTGTGCAACTGAgcgacagagaaaccttgttaaATAGTGCAACCACTTCATTGAATTCAAAG gttgtttctcaGTATTCAAGTTTACTCTCTCCAATGAGTGTCAATGCGGTGATGAAAGTGATTGACCCAGCCACAGCTACCAGTGTAGATCTTAGAGATATTAAAATAGTGAAGAAGCTTGG tGGGACaatagatgactgtgagctggTAGAAGGGCTCGTTCTCACCCAGAAAGTGGCAAATTCTGGCATCTCAAGAGTTGAGAAGGCCAAGATTGGGCTTATTCAGTTTTGCTTATCTGCTCCTAAAACAGAT ATGGATAATCAAATAGTAGTGTCTGACTATGCCCAGATGGATCGCGTGCTCCGAGAAGAGAGAGCCTATATTTTAAATTTGGTGAAGCAGATTAAGAAAACAGGATGCAATGTCCTGCTCATACAGAAGTCTATCCTAAG AGATGCACTTAGTGATCTTGCATTGCATTTTCTGAATAAGATGAAGATTATGGTGGTTAAGGACATTGAAAGAGAAGACATTGAGTTCATTTGTAAG acAATTGGAACCAAACCAGTTGCTCATATTGACCAGTTCACTGCTGACATGCTGGGTTCTGCTGAGTTAGCAGAGGAAGTCAATTTAAATGGTTCTGGAAAACTGTTCAAG ATAACAGGTTGTGCAAGCCCAGGCAAAACAGTTACAATTGTCGTGCGTGGTTCCAACAAACTGGTGATTGAAGAAGCTGAGCGCTCCATTCATGATGCTCTCTGTGTTATTCGCTGCCTAGTAAAAAAGAG AGCTCTTATTGCAGGAGGTGGTGCTCCAGAAATAGAGTTGGCCCTGAGACTGACTGAGTACTCACGAACACTGAGTGGTATGGAATCCTACTGTGTTCGTGCTTTCGCAGATGCCATGGAAGTCATTCCATCTACACTAGCTGAAAATGCTGGCCTGAATCCCATTTCTACTGTAACGGAACTAAGGAACAGGCATGCCCAAGGAGAAAAAACGACAGGCATTAATGTCCGAAAG GGTGGaatttccaacattttggagGAAATGGTTGTCCAGCCTCTGTTGGTGTCAGTCAGTGCTTTGACCCTAGCAACTGAAACCGTCCGGAGCATTCTGAAAATAGATGATGTG GTAAATACTCGATAA